A genomic segment from Glycine soja cultivar W05 chromosome 20, ASM419377v2, whole genome shotgun sequence encodes:
- the LOC114401280 gene encoding phosphoacetylglucosamine mutase-like isoform X3 — MNEEQQCLLLSSASRFWPPKGVKLSYGTAGFRADASLLQSTVYRVGILAALRSLKTRSVIGLMITASHNKVSDNGVKIADPSGGMLSQHWEPFADALANAPSPQHLLLLINEFVEKEGISVDGDWHVEVLLGRDTRPSGDALLQAAKQGVTSIVGAVATDMGILTTPQLHWMVRARNKGMKASEQDYFEQLSSSFRCLVDLIPAEKCKFDGVNDKVVVDAANGVGGVKLKYLGKLLNGLIIEVRNSSEDGGVLNDGVGADYVQKEKVLPNSFGSKDTGISGRIDLVDGDKILSLFALFIREQLSFLNEKEDMKNCHQAHLGVVQTAYANGASTNYLKLLGLEVNFTPTGVKYLHEKATEFDIGIYFEANGHGTVLFSESFIESLEARTNEISLGSKVSGSEGEKAALRLLAVSKLINQAVGDALSGLLLVEVILQHMGWSINKWNELYHDLPSKQLKVKVADRTAIVTTNAETVVVSPPGLKEAINEETAKYPQGRCFVRPSGTEDVVRVYAEASTPEAADTLANCVAKLVDQFLGFNSS, encoded by the exons ATGAACGAAGAACAACAGTGTCTGCTTCTCAGCTCAGCTTCTCGCTTCTGGCCCCCCAAAGGAGTGAAGCTATCGTACGGCACTGCGGGCTTCAGGGCCGATGCATCACTTCTCCAATCGACGGTGTACAGAGTGGGAATCCTTGCAGCCCTTAGATCGCTCAAGACCCGCTCCGTCATCGGCCTCATGATCACCGCCTCACACAACAAAGTCTCCGATAACGGAGTCAAAATCGCTGACCCAAGCGGCGGCATGCTCTCTCAGCATTGGGAACCCTTCGCCGACGCCCTCGCCAACGCCCCTTCTCCCCAACACCTCCTCCTG TTGATAAATGAATTCGTGGAGAAAGAAGGGATCTCGGTGGATGGGGACTGGCATGTCGAAGTGCTTTTGGGGAGAGACACGAGACCAAGTGGAGATGCTTTGCTTCAAGCAGCTAAACAG GGCGTCACTTCAATTGTTGGAGCTGTTGCGACAGATATGGGAATCTTGACAACTCCACAATTGCATTGGATGGTTCGTGCTAGAAATAAGGGTATGAAAGCTTCGGAGCAGGATTACTTTGAACAGCTTTCAAGCTCATTCAG GTGCTTAGTGGATTTGATCCCAGCTGAAAAATGTAAGTTTGATGGGGTGAACGACAAAGTGGTAGTGGATGCAGCTAATGGGGTTGGTGGAGTGAAACTTAAATATTTAGGGAAATTGTTGAATGGTTTGATTATTGAGGTTCGGAACAGCAGTGAAGATGGAGGTGTACTGAATGATGGAGTTGGTGCTGATTATGTGCAAAAAGAGAAGGTTCTTCCAAACAGCTTTGGTTCTAAAGACACCGGGATAAG TGGTAGGATTGACCTTGTTGATGGGGACAAGATACTATCCCTGTTTGCCTTATTTATTAGGGAGCAACTAAGCTTTCTTAATGAGAAAGAAGACATGAAAAATTGCCACCAAGCCCATCTTGGTGTCGTACAGACTGCTTATGCAAATGGGGCATCTACTAATTACCTTAAACTGTTGGGACTTGAAGTCAATTTTACTCCAACTGGAGTGAAATATCTGCATGAAAAAGCCACCGAATTTGATATTGGTATCTACTTTGAGGCAAATGGCCATGGAACTGTCTTATTTTCAGAATCTTTCATAGAGTCGTTGGAGGCTAGAACTAATGAGATTTCTTTAGGATCCAAAG TTTCAGGTTCAGAAGGGGAAAAAGCTGCTCTGAGATTATTGGCTGTCAGTAAGTTGATCAATCAAGCTGTTGGAGATGCTTTGAGTGGATTGCTCTTGGTGGAAGTCATATTACAGCATATGGGATGGTCAATAAATAAATGGAATGAACTTTATCATGATTTACCCAGCAAGCAGCTCAAG GTCAAAGTTGCTGACAGAACGGCTATTGTTACAACAAATGCAGAAACTGTGGTTGTGAGCCCCCCGGGTCTAAAAGAAGCCATAAATGAAGAAACTG CTAAGTACCCCCAAGGTCGGTGCTTTGTGCGACCATCTGGCACTGAAGATGTTGTTCGTGTGTATGCTGAGGCATCTACACCGGAAGCAGCTGATACACTTGCCAACTGTGTGGCTAagcttgtggatcaattcttaGGGTTCAATAGCTCCTGA
- the LOC114401280 gene encoding phosphoacetylglucosamine mutase-like isoform X1: protein MNEEQQCLLLSSASRFWPPKGVKLSYGTAGFRADASLLQSTVYRVGILAALRSLKTRSVIGLMITASHNKVSDNGVKIADPSGGMLSQHWEPFADALANAPSPQHLLLLINEFVEKEGISVDGDWHVEVLLGRDTRPSGDALLQAAKQGVTSIVGAVATDMGILTTPQLHWMVRARNKGMKASEQDYFEQLSSSFRCLVDLIPAEKCKFDGVNDKVVVDAANGVGGVKLKYLGKLLNGLIIEVRNSSEDGGVLNDGVGADYVQKEKVLPNSFGSKDTGIRCVSLDGDADRLVYFIVPPESSGRIDLVDGDKILSLFALFIREQLSFLNEKEDMKNCHQAHLGVVQTAYANGASTNYLKLLGLEVNFTPTGVKYLHEKATEFDIGIYFEANGHGTVLFSESFIESLEARTNEISLGSKVSGSEGEKAALRLLAVSKLINQAVGDALSGLLLVEVILQHMGWSINKWNELYHDLPSKQLKVKVADRTAIVTTNAETVVVSPPGLKEAINEETAKYPQGRCFVRPSGTEDVVRVYAEASTPEAADTLANCVAKLVDQFLGFNSS from the exons ATGAACGAAGAACAACAGTGTCTGCTTCTCAGCTCAGCTTCTCGCTTCTGGCCCCCCAAAGGAGTGAAGCTATCGTACGGCACTGCGGGCTTCAGGGCCGATGCATCACTTCTCCAATCGACGGTGTACAGAGTGGGAATCCTTGCAGCCCTTAGATCGCTCAAGACCCGCTCCGTCATCGGCCTCATGATCACCGCCTCACACAACAAAGTCTCCGATAACGGAGTCAAAATCGCTGACCCAAGCGGCGGCATGCTCTCTCAGCATTGGGAACCCTTCGCCGACGCCCTCGCCAACGCCCCTTCTCCCCAACACCTCCTCCTG TTGATAAATGAATTCGTGGAGAAAGAAGGGATCTCGGTGGATGGGGACTGGCATGTCGAAGTGCTTTTGGGGAGAGACACGAGACCAAGTGGAGATGCTTTGCTTCAAGCAGCTAAACAG GGCGTCACTTCAATTGTTGGAGCTGTTGCGACAGATATGGGAATCTTGACAACTCCACAATTGCATTGGATGGTTCGTGCTAGAAATAAGGGTATGAAAGCTTCGGAGCAGGATTACTTTGAACAGCTTTCAAGCTCATTCAG GTGCTTAGTGGATTTGATCCCAGCTGAAAAATGTAAGTTTGATGGGGTGAACGACAAAGTGGTAGTGGATGCAGCTAATGGGGTTGGTGGAGTGAAACTTAAATATTTAGGGAAATTGTTGAATGGTTTGATTATTGAGGTTCGGAACAGCAGTGAAGATGGAGGTGTACTGAATGATGGAGTTGGTGCTGATTATGTGCAAAAAGAGAAGGTTCTTCCAAACAGCTTTGGTTCTAAAGACACCGGGATAAG GTGTGTTAGTTTGGATGGAGATGCTGATCggcttgtttattttattgtgcCACCTGAAAGCAGTGGTAGGATTGACCTTGTTGATGGGGACAAGATACTATCCCTGTTTGCCTTATTTATTAGGGAGCAACTAAGCTTTCTTAATGAGAAAGAAGACATGAAAAATTGCCACCAAGCCCATCTTGGTGTCGTACAGACTGCTTATGCAAATGGGGCATCTACTAATTACCTTAAACTGTTGGGACTTGAAGTCAATTTTACTCCAACTGGAGTGAAATATCTGCATGAAAAAGCCACCGAATTTGATATTGGTATCTACTTTGAGGCAAATGGCCATGGAACTGTCTTATTTTCAGAATCTTTCATAGAGTCGTTGGAGGCTAGAACTAATGAGATTTCTTTAGGATCCAAAG TTTCAGGTTCAGAAGGGGAAAAAGCTGCTCTGAGATTATTGGCTGTCAGTAAGTTGATCAATCAAGCTGTTGGAGATGCTTTGAGTGGATTGCTCTTGGTGGAAGTCATATTACAGCATATGGGATGGTCAATAAATAAATGGAATGAACTTTATCATGATTTACCCAGCAAGCAGCTCAAG GTCAAAGTTGCTGACAGAACGGCTATTGTTACAACAAATGCAGAAACTGTGGTTGTGAGCCCCCCGGGTCTAAAAGAAGCCATAAATGAAGAAACTG CTAAGTACCCCCAAGGTCGGTGCTTTGTGCGACCATCTGGCACTGAAGATGTTGTTCGTGTGTATGCTGAGGCATCTACACCGGAAGCAGCTGATACACTTGCCAACTGTGTGGCTAagcttgtggatcaattcttaGGGTTCAATAGCTCCTGA
- the LOC114401280 gene encoding phosphoacetylglucosamine mutase-like isoform X2, translating to MNEEQQCLLLSSASRFWPPKGVKLSYGTAGFRADASLLQSTVYRVGILAALRSLKTRSVIGLMITASHNKVSDNGVKIADPSGGMLSQHWEPFADALANAPSPQHLLLLINEFVEKEGISVDGDWHVEVLLGRDTRPSGDALLQAAKQGVTSIVGAVATDMGILTTPQLHWMVRARNKGMKASEQDYFEQLSSSFRCLVDLIPAEKCKFDGVNDKVVVDAANGVGGVKLKYLGKLLNGLIIEVRNSSEDGGVLNDGVGADYVQKEKVLPNSFGSKDTGIRCVSLDGDADRLVYFIVPPESSGRIDLVDGDKILSLFALFIREQLSFLNEKEDMKNCHQAHLGVVQTAYANGASTNYLKLLGLEVNFTPTGVKYLHEKATEFDIGIYFEANGHGTVLFSESFIESLEARTNEISLGSKGSEGEKAALRLLAVSKLINQAVGDALSGLLLVEVILQHMGWSINKWNELYHDLPSKQLKVKVADRTAIVTTNAETVVVSPPGLKEAINEETAKYPQGRCFVRPSGTEDVVRVYAEASTPEAADTLANCVAKLVDQFLGFNSS from the exons ATGAACGAAGAACAACAGTGTCTGCTTCTCAGCTCAGCTTCTCGCTTCTGGCCCCCCAAAGGAGTGAAGCTATCGTACGGCACTGCGGGCTTCAGGGCCGATGCATCACTTCTCCAATCGACGGTGTACAGAGTGGGAATCCTTGCAGCCCTTAGATCGCTCAAGACCCGCTCCGTCATCGGCCTCATGATCACCGCCTCACACAACAAAGTCTCCGATAACGGAGTCAAAATCGCTGACCCAAGCGGCGGCATGCTCTCTCAGCATTGGGAACCCTTCGCCGACGCCCTCGCCAACGCCCCTTCTCCCCAACACCTCCTCCTG TTGATAAATGAATTCGTGGAGAAAGAAGGGATCTCGGTGGATGGGGACTGGCATGTCGAAGTGCTTTTGGGGAGAGACACGAGACCAAGTGGAGATGCTTTGCTTCAAGCAGCTAAACAG GGCGTCACTTCAATTGTTGGAGCTGTTGCGACAGATATGGGAATCTTGACAACTCCACAATTGCATTGGATGGTTCGTGCTAGAAATAAGGGTATGAAAGCTTCGGAGCAGGATTACTTTGAACAGCTTTCAAGCTCATTCAG GTGCTTAGTGGATTTGATCCCAGCTGAAAAATGTAAGTTTGATGGGGTGAACGACAAAGTGGTAGTGGATGCAGCTAATGGGGTTGGTGGAGTGAAACTTAAATATTTAGGGAAATTGTTGAATGGTTTGATTATTGAGGTTCGGAACAGCAGTGAAGATGGAGGTGTACTGAATGATGGAGTTGGTGCTGATTATGTGCAAAAAGAGAAGGTTCTTCCAAACAGCTTTGGTTCTAAAGACACCGGGATAAG GTGTGTTAGTTTGGATGGAGATGCTGATCggcttgtttattttattgtgcCACCTGAAAGCAGTGGTAGGATTGACCTTGTTGATGGGGACAAGATACTATCCCTGTTTGCCTTATTTATTAGGGAGCAACTAAGCTTTCTTAATGAGAAAGAAGACATGAAAAATTGCCACCAAGCCCATCTTGGTGTCGTACAGACTGCTTATGCAAATGGGGCATCTACTAATTACCTTAAACTGTTGGGACTTGAAGTCAATTTTACTCCAACTGGAGTGAAATATCTGCATGAAAAAGCCACCGAATTTGATATTGGTATCTACTTTGAGGCAAATGGCCATGGAACTGTCTTATTTTCAGAATCTTTCATAGAGTCGTTGGAGGCTAGAACTAATGAGATTTCTTTAGGATCCAAAG GTTCAGAAGGGGAAAAAGCTGCTCTGAGATTATTGGCTGTCAGTAAGTTGATCAATCAAGCTGTTGGAGATGCTTTGAGTGGATTGCTCTTGGTGGAAGTCATATTACAGCATATGGGATGGTCAATAAATAAATGGAATGAACTTTATCATGATTTACCCAGCAAGCAGCTCAAG GTCAAAGTTGCTGACAGAACGGCTATTGTTACAACAAATGCAGAAACTGTGGTTGTGAGCCCCCCGGGTCTAAAAGAAGCCATAAATGAAGAAACTG CTAAGTACCCCCAAGGTCGGTGCTTTGTGCGACCATCTGGCACTGAAGATGTTGTTCGTGTGTATGCTGAGGCATCTACACCGGAAGCAGCTGATACACTTGCCAACTGTGTGGCTAagcttgtggatcaattcttaGGGTTCAATAGCTCCTGA